One part of the Vogesella sp. LIG4 genome encodes these proteins:
- the hisB gene encoding imidazoleglycerol-phosphate dehydratase HisB produces MRTATVTRNTLETQITVSINLDGNGTGRFDTGVPFLDHMMDQIARHGLIDLDVQARGDLHIDAHHTVEDIGITVGQAFAKAVGDKKGIRRYGHAYVPLDEALSRVVIDLSGRPGLQYHIPFTRAAIGGFDVDLFSEFFHGFVNHSMVTLHIDNLRGVNSHHQAETVFKAFGRALRMAVEFDERMAGITPSTKGTLTA; encoded by the coding sequence ATGCGTACTGCTACCGTTACCCGTAATACCCTGGAAACCCAGATCACCGTCAGCATCAACCTGGACGGCAATGGCACCGGCCGCTTCGACACCGGCGTGCCGTTCCTGGATCACATGATGGACCAGATCGCCCGCCACGGCCTGATCGACCTGGACGTGCAGGCGCGCGGCGACCTGCATATCGATGCCCACCACACCGTGGAAGATATCGGCATCACCGTGGGCCAGGCGTTTGCCAAGGCCGTCGGCGACAAGAAGGGCATCCGCCGCTACGGCCATGCCTACGTGCCGCTGGATGAGGCGCTGTCGCGAGTGGTGATCGATCTGTCCGGCCGCCCGGGCCTGCAGTACCACATCCCGTTCACCCGCGCCGCCATCGGCGGTTTCGATGTGGACCTGTTCAGCGAGTTCTTCCACGGCTTCGTGAACCACAGCATGGTGACGCTGCACATCGACAACCTGCGCGGCGTCAACAGCCACCACCAGGCCGAGACGGTGTTCAAGGCCTTCGGCCGCGCGCTGCGCATGGCGGTGGAGTTCGACGAGCGCATGGCCGGCATCACGCCGTCCACCAAGGGCACGCTGACTGCCTGA
- the hisH gene encoding imidazole glycerol phosphate synthase subunit HisH, which produces MKVAVIDYGMGNLHSVLKSVQYVNDIGADIFLTSDPEQVIKADKVIFPGQGAMPDCMRELNSYGLAEAVCESTRNKPFFGICVGAQLLLEHSEEGNTPGLGIFKGEVKRFAANLLDAQGERLKVPHMGWNRIYQRRSHPLFAGIEDGERFYFVHSYHFAPAEADINLAESEYPDRFCCIVGRGNIFATQFHTEKSHRAGLQMMKNFLAWDGTD; this is translated from the coding sequence ATGAAAGTTGCAGTCATCGACTACGGCATGGGCAATCTGCACTCGGTGCTGAAGTCCGTGCAGTACGTGAACGACATCGGCGCCGACATCTTCCTGACCTCCGACCCGGAGCAGGTGATCAAGGCCGACAAGGTGATCTTCCCCGGCCAGGGCGCGATGCCCGATTGCATGCGCGAACTCAACAGCTACGGCCTGGCCGAGGCGGTGTGCGAGAGCACACGCAACAAGCCGTTCTTCGGCATCTGCGTGGGCGCCCAGCTGCTGCTGGAGCACAGCGAGGAAGGCAACACCCCCGGCCTTGGCATCTTCAAGGGCGAGGTGAAACGCTTTGCGGCCAACCTGTTGGACGCGCAGGGCGAGCGGCTGAAAGTGCCGCACATGGGCTGGAACCGCATCTACCAGCGCCGGTCGCACCCCCTGTTCGCCGGCATCGAAGACGGCGAGCGGTTTTATTTTGTGCACAGTTACCACTTTGCCCCCGCCGAGGCTGATATCAACCTGGCGGAAAGCGAGTATCCGGATCGCTTTTGTTGTATCGTCGGGCGTGGCAATATTTTTGCCACGCAGTTCCACACCGAGAAGAGCCACCGTGCCGGGCTGCAGATGATGAAGAACTTCCTGGCCTGGGATGGCACTGATTAA
- the hisA gene encoding 1-(5-phosphoribosyl)-5-[(5-phosphoribosylamino)methylideneamino]imidazole-4-carboxamide isomerase, whose amino-acid sequence MLLIPAIDLKDGQCVRLKQGVMTDATVFSDDPVKVAVHWRDQGARRLHLVDLNGAFAGKPKNLAVIRDILGAVGNDMPVQLGGGIRDLDTIEQYFNLGLKYVIIGTAAVKNPGFLHDACDAFPGQVIVGLDAKDGMVAIDGWAKVTNHNVIDLAKRFEDYGVNSVIYTDIGRDGMMNGVNIEATVKLAQALTVPVIASGGLTNLDDVRNLCAVESEGVEGAITGRAIYEGSIDFAAAQTLADELSEA is encoded by the coding sequence ATGCTGCTGATTCCCGCTATCGACCTGAAGGACGGTCAATGCGTACGCCTGAAACAAGGCGTGATGACTGATGCCACCGTGTTCTCTGATGACCCCGTCAAGGTTGCCGTCCACTGGCGCGACCAGGGCGCGCGGCGCCTGCATCTGGTTGACCTCAACGGCGCCTTTGCCGGCAAGCCCAAGAATCTGGCGGTGATCCGCGACATTCTGGGCGCGGTGGGCAACGACATGCCGGTGCAGCTGGGTGGCGGCATCCGCGACCTGGACACCATCGAGCAATATTTCAACCTGGGCCTGAAGTACGTGATCATCGGCACCGCCGCGGTGAAGAACCCCGGCTTCCTGCACGATGCCTGCGATGCCTTCCCCGGCCAGGTGATCGTCGGCCTGGATGCCAAGGATGGCATGGTGGCCATCGACGGCTGGGCCAAGGTGACCAACCACAACGTGATCGACCTGGCCAAGCGCTTCGAAGATTACGGCGTGAACTCGGTGATCTACACCGACATCGGCCGCGACGGCATGATGAACGGCGTCAACATCGAGGCTACCGTCAAGCTGGCGCAGGCGCTGACCGTGCCGGTGATCGCCTCCGGCGGCCTGACCAACCTCGACGACGTGCGCAACCTGTGCGCGGTGGAGAGCGAGGGTGTCGAGGGCGCCATTACCGGCCGCGCCATCTACGAGGGCAGCATCGACTTCGCTGCCGCGCAGACGCTGGCGGACGAACTGTCCGAAGCCTAA
- the hisF gene encoding imidazole glycerol phosphate synthase subunit HisF, which translates to MSLAKRIIPCLDVTAGRVVKGVNFVGLRDAGDPVEIAKRYNEQGADELTFLDITASSDQRDIILHVIESVAEQVFIPLTVGGGVRKVEDIRRLLNAGADKVSINTAAVTNPDLVKAAADKFGSQCIVVAVDAKAVTPENDRWEIFTHGGRNPTGLDAVEWAAKMAEYGAGEILLTSMDRDGTKIGFNLPLTRAVSEAVPIPVIASGGVGNLQHLVEGVTLGKADAVLAASIFHFGEYTVREAKEAMRAAGIEVRL; encoded by the coding sequence ATGTCCCTAGCCAAACGCATCATCCCCTGTCTTGACGTGACCGCCGGTCGCGTGGTGAAAGGCGTCAACTTCGTCGGCCTGCGCGATGCCGGCGACCCGGTGGAAATCGCCAAGCGCTACAACGAACAGGGCGCCGACGAGCTGACCTTTCTCGACATTACCGCCAGTTCCGACCAGCGCGACATCATCCTGCACGTGATCGAATCGGTGGCCGAGCAAGTGTTCATTCCGCTTACCGTGGGTGGTGGCGTGCGCAAGGTGGAGGACATCCGCCGCCTGCTGAATGCCGGTGCCGACAAGGTCAGCATCAACACCGCGGCAGTGACCAACCCCGACCTGGTAAAGGCTGCCGCCGACAAGTTCGGCAGCCAGTGCATCGTGGTGGCGGTGGATGCCAAGGCGGTGACGCCAGAGAACGACCGCTGGGAGATTTTCACCCATGGCGGGCGCAACCCTACCGGCCTTGACGCTGTCGAATGGGCAGCGAAGATGGCGGAATACGGCGCCGGCGAGATCCTGCTTACCAGCATGGATCGCGACGGCACCAAGATCGGCTTCAACCTGCCGCTGACCCGTGCAGTGTCCGAGGCAGTGCCGATTCCGGTGATCGCCTCCGGTGGCGTGGGCAACCTGCAGCATCTGGTGGAAGGCGTGACGCTGGGCAAGGCTGATGCCGTGCTGGCCGCCAGTATCTTCCACTTTGGCGAGTACACCGTGCGCGAGGCGAAAGAAGCCATGCGCGCCGCCGGCATCGAAGTTCGTCTCTAA
- the hisI gene encoding phosphoribosyl-AMP cyclohydrolase, with protein sequence MNANWLDAVKWDDKGLVTAIAQDAASGRVLMVAWMNRESLQLTADTGIAHYWSRSRNRLWKKGEESGHLQTVKELRLDCDGDVITMQIEQAGGIACHTGRESCFYRVFRDGEWVVTDAVLKDPHAIYHQH encoded by the coding sequence ATGAACGCAAACTGGCTTGACGCCGTGAAATGGGATGACAAGGGCCTGGTGACTGCCATCGCCCAGGATGCCGCCAGCGGTCGCGTGCTGATGGTGGCGTGGATGAACCGCGAATCGCTGCAGCTCACTGCCGATACCGGTATCGCGCACTACTGGAGCCGCTCGCGCAACCGGCTGTGGAAGAAGGGCGAGGAGTCCGGCCACCTGCAGACGGTGAAGGAGCTGCGTCTTGACTGCGACGGCGACGTGATCACCATGCAGATCGAACAGGCCGGCGGCATTGCCTGCCACACCGGCCGCGAAAGCTGCTTCTACCGCGTGTTCCGCGACGGCGAATGGGTGGTGACCGATGCCGTGCTGAAAGACCCGCACGCCATCTACCACCAGCACTGA
- a CDS encoding phosphoribosyl-ATP diphosphatase produces the protein MIAADVLKTIGDTLEARKESNPSSSYVAGLFHKGEDAILKKVAEEAAEVLMASKDKDRLHLVREVADLWFHSMVLLAHHGLRAEDVLAELKRREGISGLDEKASRTQQ, from the coding sequence ATGATTGCTGCCGACGTACTGAAGACCATTGGCGATACCCTGGAAGCACGCAAGGAATCCAACCCCAGCTCCTCCTATGTTGCCGGGCTGTTCCACAAGGGCGAAGATGCCATCCTGAAAAAGGTGGCCGAGGAGGCAGCCGAAGTACTGATGGCCTCCAAGGACAAGGATCGCCTGCACCTGGTGCGCGAAGTGGCTGATCTGTGGTTCCACAGCATGGTGCTGCTGGCGCATCACGGCCTGCGGGCCGAAGATGTGCTGGCGGAGCTCAAGCGTCGCGAAGGCATTTCCGGTCTGGACGAAAAAGCGTCTCGTACCCAGCAATGA
- a CDS encoding histidine triad nucleotide-binding protein, with amino-acid sequence MSNCIFCKIAAGEIPANKLYEDDDMVAFHDIHPKAPVHFLLIPKQHVDSLAHCDASHQQMLGKLLLMVPKLAAEQGLSDGFKTAIHTGAGGGQEVFHLHLHVLGNK; translated from the coding sequence ATGAGCAACTGCATTTTCTGCAAGATCGCCGCTGGCGAGATCCCGGCGAACAAGCTGTATGAAGACGACGACATGGTCGCCTTCCACGACATCCACCCCAAGGCACCGGTGCATTTCCTGCTGATTCCCAAGCAGCACGTGGATTCGCTGGCGCACTGCGATGCCAGCCACCAGCAGATGCTGGGCAAGCTGCTGCTGATGGTGCCGAAACTGGCGGCCGAGCAGGGCCTGAGCGATGGCTTCAAGACCGCCATCCATACCGGTGCCGGCGGTGGCCAGGAAGTGTTCCACCTGCATCTGCACGTGCTGGGCAACAAGTAA
- the tatA gene encoding Sec-independent protein translocase subunit TatA: protein MGGLSLMHWLIVLLVVVLVFGTKKLRNIGEDLGGAVRGFKEGMKGEAEKNDGQNPAKDADNGDKK from the coding sequence ATGGGCGGACTGAGCTTGATGCACTGGCTGATCGTGCTGCTGGTGGTGGTACTGGTATTCGGTACCAAGAAACTGCGCAATATCGGCGAAGACCTGGGTGGCGCCGTACGTGGCTTCAAGGAAGGCATGAAGGGCGAGGCCGAGAAGAACGACGGTCAGAATCCTGCCAAAGACGCCGATAACGGCGACAAGAAGTAA
- the tatB gene encoding Sec-independent protein translocase protein TatB encodes MFEVSFGELLTIGVVALIVLGPERLPTVARTIGALVGRAQRFVASVKSDIHHQSQLAGLQELQHEMQQAADAFRNQIESEVAQVRQTAQDIEHQATDIAHDVAAQAAVQPAATVAANVPLAEDAPHVHKDDNQLDLFDTPPANPAHPAHPAADHRS; translated from the coding sequence GTGTTCGAAGTCAGCTTTGGCGAGCTGCTGACCATTGGCGTGGTCGCGTTGATCGTACTGGGGCCGGAACGCCTGCCCACGGTCGCCCGCACCATCGGCGCCCTGGTTGGTCGCGCGCAGCGTTTTGTCGCCAGCGTCAAATCGGACATCCATCACCAGAGCCAGCTGGCGGGGCTGCAGGAATTGCAGCACGAAATGCAGCAGGCGGCCGATGCGTTCCGCAACCAGATCGAGTCTGAAGTGGCGCAGGTGCGCCAGACGGCGCAAGACATCGAGCACCAGGCTACCGACATCGCCCACGATGTGGCGGCGCAAGCCGCTGTGCAGCCGGCTGCGACCGTTGCGGCCAACGTGCCGCTGGCGGAAGACGCGCCGCATGTCCACAAGGACGACAATCAGCTCGACCTGTTCGATACCCCGCCTGCCAACCCTGCCCACCCTGCCCACCCCGCTGCCGACCATCGTTCATAA
- the tatC gene encoding twin-arginine translocase subunit TatC: MDQQPLLVHLLELRSRLIRVAVGLLLTFLVLFHWSGQIYHLLAKPLLEALPKGASMIATEVTAPFFVPLKVTMLVAFLISLPNTLYQLWAFVAPGLYSHEKRLVLPLIISSVVLFMLGMSFAYFVVFPVVFGFLSAVTPAGVAMMTDIDKYLSFVLGMFMAFGVTFEVPVVVVLLNRMGIVSLAKLREGRPYVVVGAFVVAAVVTPPDVLSQVMMAVPLWLLFEAGIIAAMLVNRKKATLAHDHDK, translated from the coding sequence ATGGATCAACAACCCCTGCTTGTCCACCTGCTTGAGCTGCGTAGCCGCTTGATCCGCGTTGCCGTCGGCCTGTTGCTGACCTTCCTGGTGCTGTTCCACTGGTCCGGCCAGATCTACCACCTGCTGGCCAAGCCGCTGCTGGAGGCGCTGCCCAAGGGCGCCAGCATGATCGCCACCGAGGTCACCGCGCCGTTTTTCGTGCCGCTGAAAGTCACCATGCTGGTGGCGTTCCTGATTTCGCTGCCCAATACCTTGTACCAGCTGTGGGCGTTCGTGGCGCCCGGCCTGTACAGCCATGAAAAGCGGCTGGTGCTGCCCTTGATCATCAGCAGCGTTGTGCTGTTCATGCTGGGCATGTCCTTTGCCTACTTCGTGGTGTTCCCGGTGGTGTTCGGTTTCCTGAGTGCAGTGACGCCGGCCGGTGTGGCGATGATGACCGACATCGACAAATACCTGTCCTTCGTGCTGGGCATGTTCATGGCCTTTGGCGTCACCTTCGAGGTGCCGGTGGTGGTGGTACTGCTCAACCGCATGGGCATCGTCAGCCTGGCCAAGCTGCGCGAAGGCCGGCCGTACGTGGTCGTCGGCGCTTTCGTGGTGGCCGCGGTGGTGACGCCGCCGGATGTGCTGTCGCAGGTGATGATGGCAGTACCGCTGTGGCTGCTGTTCGAAGCCGGCATCATTGCTGCCATGCTGGTGAACCGGAAAAAGGCGACACTGGCGCATGATCATGACAAGTAA
- a CDS encoding DUF2069 domain-containing protein, which produces MIMTSNCRPFHWGAIASLIALILLCLAWELWLAPLHAGGSWLVLKAALLLLPLMGVLRERIYTYQWSSMFILAYFAEGTMRAWGEHGLGQRLALAEVMLTVSYFTCVLLYIRARRLAAAH; this is translated from the coding sequence ATGATCATGACAAGTAACTGCCGGCCGTTTCACTGGGGCGCGATTGCCAGCCTGATAGCGCTGATCCTGTTGTGCCTGGCCTGGGAGTTGTGGCTTGCGCCGCTGCATGCCGGTGGTTCCTGGCTGGTGCTCAAGGCGGCGCTGCTGCTGCTGCCGCTGATGGGCGTGCTGCGTGAGCGCATCTATACCTACCAGTGGTCCAGCATGTTCATCCTCGCCTATTTTGCCGAAGGCACCATGCGCGCCTGGGGCGAGCACGGCCTGGGGCAGCGCCTGGCGCTGGCGGAGGTGATGCTGACCGTGAGCTACTTTACGTGCGTACTGTTGTATATACGCGCCAGACGACTGGCTGCCGCGCACTGA
- a CDS encoding type I secretion system permease/ATPase — protein sequence MNNPESGSPSAFSQHATHLDPLLDCLFQLTREHGLTTTRDSLVAGIPLENQRLTPSMFSRAARRAGLASRVLRRPLNSLPPALLPVVLLLKGDDACLLRAIEDDGRFRISPAELPEAEQVLTLAELEERYSGLAIAVKPRYRFDKRVPELHQARSQHWFWHAILQGRPLYRDALVAAFFINVFALALPLFTMNVYDRVVPNMAFETLWVLALGVLLLFGFDFLMKLTRGYLIDLASKRVDVMLSALIMERVLGIRMEARPTSVGAFAANLRAFETVRDFIASATITTLVDVPFALLFLFVIGWISPWMVIPPVVAVLLMLLLAHSVQERMQELTETTFRASSQRNAHLVESLVGLETVKTLAAEGELQGRWEKATLFLAQVGSRLKLLSAVTMNFAGFIQQLMSVSIVVVGVYLIKEGQTSVGGLIACSMLGSRALAPMGAVTGLMTQFNNAKSSLASLEGLMKMPVERESEASFFHRTSFRGDIEFSGVSFNYPNSPMGALRDVSFRIKAGERVAFLGRVGSGKSTIQKLIMGLYQAQEGAVRIDSIDVKQIDPAELRRHIGYVSQDPVLFYGTLRQNISMGQPHVHDASIYAAAELAGLTEFVNSHPEGFDMIIGERGESLSGGQRKAVTIARALLNAPPILLLDEPTSNMDHSTEAAMKRTFENITAGKTLVLVTHHTTLLDLVDRIIVIDQGQVLADGPKAEIIQALQQGRIGKART from the coding sequence ATGAATAATCCGGAATCCGGAAGTCCGTCTGCATTCTCTCAGCACGCTACGCACCTCGATCCCCTTCTGGATTGTCTGTTCCAGCTCACGCGTGAGCATGGCCTGACAACCACACGGGATTCGCTGGTTGCCGGCATTCCGCTGGAGAACCAGCGTTTGACCCCCTCCATGTTCTCGCGTGCGGCACGGCGTGCCGGCCTGGCATCACGGGTGCTGCGCCGACCACTGAACAGCTTGCCGCCGGCGCTGTTGCCGGTGGTGCTGCTGTTGAAGGGTGACGATGCCTGCCTGCTGCGTGCCATCGAGGATGATGGCCGCTTCCGCATCAGCCCGGCCGAGCTGCCGGAGGCCGAGCAGGTGCTTACCCTGGCCGAGCTGGAGGAGCGCTACAGCGGCCTGGCCATTGCGGTGAAGCCGCGCTACCGCTTCGACAAGCGGGTGCCGGAGCTGCATCAGGCACGCAGCCAGCACTGGTTCTGGCACGCCATTCTGCAGGGGCGGCCGCTGTACCGTGATGCGCTGGTGGCAGCCTTCTTCATCAACGTGTTCGCCTTGGCACTGCCGCTGTTCACCATGAACGTGTACGACCGCGTGGTGCCGAACATGGCGTTCGAAACGCTGTGGGTGCTGGCGCTGGGCGTGTTGCTGCTGTTCGGCTTCGATTTCCTGATGAAACTGACGCGCGGCTATCTGATCGACCTGGCCAGCAAGCGCGTGGACGTGATGCTGTCGGCGCTGATCATGGAACGGGTACTGGGCATCCGCATGGAAGCGCGCCCGACCTCGGTGGGAGCGTTTGCGGCCAACCTGCGCGCCTTCGAAACCGTGCGCGATTTCATTGCCTCCGCCACCATCACCACGCTGGTGGATGTGCCGTTCGCACTGCTGTTCCTGTTCGTGATCGGCTGGATTTCGCCGTGGATGGTGATTCCGCCCGTGGTGGCGGTGCTGCTGATGCTGCTGCTGGCACACAGCGTGCAGGAGCGCATGCAGGAGCTGACCGAAACCACCTTCCGCGCCTCGTCGCAGCGTAACGCGCACCTGGTGGAAAGCCTGGTGGGCCTGGAAACCGTCAAGACCCTGGCTGCCGAAGGCGAGCTGCAGGGGCGCTGGGAAAAGGCCACGCTGTTCCTGGCGCAGGTGGGCAGCCGCCTCAAGCTGCTGTCGGCGGTCACCATGAACTTTGCCGGTTTCATCCAGCAGCTGATGTCGGTGAGCATCGTGGTGGTGGGCGTGTACCTGATCAAGGAAGGCCAGACCTCGGTGGGCGGCCTGATCGCCTGCTCGATGCTGGGCTCGCGCGCACTGGCGCCGATGGGGGCGGTAACCGGCCTGATGACGCAGTTCAACAATGCCAAGTCCTCGCTTGCCTCGCTGGAGGGCCTGATGAAGATGCCGGTGGAGCGCGAGAGCGAAGCATCGTTCTTCCATCGCACCAGCTTCCGTGGCGATATCGAATTCTCCGGCGTGTCGTTCAACTACCCGAACAGCCCGATGGGGGCGCTGCGCGATGTGTCGTTCCGCATCAAGGCCGGCGAACGCGTGGCCTTCCTGGGGCGGGTTGGCTCCGGCAAGAGCACCATCCAGAAGCTGATCATGGGCCTGTACCAGGCGCAGGAAGGCGCAGTACGCATCGACAGCATCGATGTGAAGCAGATCGACCCGGCCGAGCTGCGTCGCCACATTGGCTACGTGTCGCAAGACCCGGTGCTGTTCTACGGCACGCTGCGCCAGAACATCAGCATGGGCCAGCCGCACGTGCACGATGCCAGTATCTACGCTGCCGCCGAGCTGGCGGGACTCACCGAGTTCGTCAACAGCCATCCGGAAGGCTTCGACATGATCATCGGCGAGCGCGGCGAATCGCTGTCCGGTGGTCAGCGCAAGGCGGTGACCATTGCGCGTGCGCTGCTGAATGCGCCGCCGATCCTGCTGCTGGACGAACCGACCAGCAATATGGATCACAGTACCGAAGCCGCCATGAAGCGCACCTTCGAGAACATTACGGCCGGCAAAACCCTGGTGCTGGTGACACACCACACCACGCTGCTCGACCTGGTGGATCGCATCATCGTCATCGACCAGGGCCAGGTACTGGCTGACGGGCCGAAGGCGGAGATTATCCAGGCACTGCAACAGGGTCGTATCGGGAAAGCGCGCACATGA
- a CDS encoding HlyD family type I secretion periplasmic adaptor subunit translates to MNKQQDTEKQSFYQRLLDWSSAEDLHDRQDFAGDAEWAILEQNPQRPRLFLWTIGLFIVVALIWSALAKLDEVARGEGKVVPTSQIQHLQSLDGGVVSKILVKEGDVVERGQLLLQVDNTRFVSSLNENQSQSVALKAKEARLRALAEGKPFELPAGVAQQAPDIARQEMDLYHSKQMELEANVSIARQQLSQRSQEMNEAKARRDQAAQGLELTQKELNYTRPLLKSGAVSEVDILRLERDVSRYQGERDMAGAQIPKIQAAIGEATRKIQEVELTFRNQASTELSETLAKLGTLGAGSAALQDKVKLTEMRSPVRGEVKRVLVNTVGGVVQPGHDIMEIVPLDDTLLIEAKITPRDIAFLRPGQDVFVRFTAYDSTIYGGLKGKLEQIGADSITDDKGNTFYVVKVKTDSAHLGEKKLPIKPGMVAEVDIITGHKSVLNYLLKPVLRAKAQALSER, encoded by the coding sequence ATGAACAAGCAACAAGACACTGAAAAGCAATCCTTCTACCAGCGCTTGCTGGACTGGTCTTCGGCAGAGGATCTGCACGATCGCCAGGATTTTGCCGGCGATGCCGAGTGGGCGATTCTGGAGCAGAACCCGCAACGGCCACGGCTGTTCCTGTGGACCATCGGCCTGTTCATCGTGGTAGCGCTGATCTGGTCGGCGCTGGCGAAGCTGGACGAGGTGGCCCGTGGTGAAGGCAAGGTGGTGCCGACCAGCCAGATCCAGCATCTGCAGAGCCTGGACGGTGGCGTGGTATCGAAGATTCTGGTGAAAGAGGGCGACGTGGTGGAGCGTGGCCAGCTGCTGCTGCAGGTGGACAACACCCGCTTCGTTTCCTCGCTCAATGAAAACCAGTCGCAGTCGGTGGCGCTGAAGGCCAAGGAAGCCCGTCTGCGCGCACTGGCCGAAGGCAAGCCATTCGAGCTGCCGGCCGGGGTGGCCCAGCAGGCGCCGGACATCGCCCGCCAGGAAATGGACCTCTACCACTCCAAGCAGATGGAGCTTGAGGCCAACGTATCGATTGCCCGCCAGCAGCTGTCGCAGCGCAGCCAGGAAATGAACGAGGCCAAGGCGCGGCGCGACCAGGCTGCCCAGGGGCTGGAACTGACGCAGAAAGAGTTGAACTACACCCGCCCGCTGCTGAAGTCCGGTGCAGTGTCGGAAGTGGATATCCTGCGCCTGGAGCGCGATGTGTCGCGCTACCAGGGCGAGCGCGATATGGCCGGGGCGCAGATTCCCAAGATCCAGGCGGCTATTGGCGAAGCAACGCGCAAGATCCAGGAGGTGGAGCTGACCTTCCGCAACCAGGCCAGTACCGAGTTGTCGGAAACCTTGGCCAAGCTGGGCACCCTGGGCGCTGGCAGCGCTGCGCTGCAGGACAAGGTGAAGCTGACCGAAATGCGCTCGCCGGTGCGTGGCGAGGTGAAGCGCGTGCTGGTGAACACCGTGGGCGGGGTGGTGCAGCCGGGGCATGACATCATGGAAATCGTGCCGCTGGACGACACCCTGCTGATCGAGGCCAAGATCACCCCGCGCGACATCGCCTTCCTGCGTCCGGGGCAGGACGTGTTTGTGCGCTTCACTGCCTACGATTCCACCATCTACGGTGGTCTGAAGGGCAAGCTGGAGCAGATCGGCGCCGACTCCATCACCGACGACAAGGGCAATACCTTCTACGTGGTGAAAGTGAAGACCGATTCCGCCCACCTGGGCGAGAAGAAACTGCCGATCAAGCCGGGCATGGTGGCGGAAGTCGACATCATTACCGGCCACAAGAGCGTGTTGAACTACCTGCTCAAGCCGGTGCTGCGCGCCAAGGCCCAGGCACTCAGCGAGCGCTAA
- a CDS encoding response regulator transcription factor has translation MDIMLISSSHSLQAHLQVAFGECTQHPSLWDLAASLRLPDGRVVWVDVDNQDEDLVQRLCRGDFGKARVVVMSSVPSDEAAVRWLGVGASGYVHAFAIAETLRQVAGAVSAGGVWIGVHLMQQLCARFGQVAKSDSPLLQQLTEREREVVDHLRNGKSNKQIARDMDISERTVKAHLTAIFGKFGVPDRVQLLLKLAV, from the coding sequence ATGGACATCATGCTCATCAGCAGCAGCCATTCTTTGCAAGCCCATCTGCAGGTTGCCTTTGGCGAGTGCACCCAGCATCCCTCCTTGTGGGATCTGGCTGCCTCGCTGCGCCTGCCGGATGGCCGGGTAGTATGGGTGGACGTCGACAACCAGGATGAAGACCTGGTGCAGCGTCTGTGCCGCGGCGATTTCGGCAAGGCGCGCGTGGTGGTGATGAGCAGCGTGCCTAGCGATGAAGCCGCCGTACGCTGGCTGGGTGTTGGTGCCAGCGGCTACGTGCACGCCTTCGCCATTGCAGAGACATTGCGACAGGTGGCGGGTGCAGTATCCGCCGGCGGTGTGTGGATCGGGGTGCACCTGATGCAGCAGCTGTGCGCGCGCTTCGGCCAGGTGGCCAAGAGCGACAGCCCATTGCTGCAGCAACTGACCGAGCGTGAGCGCGAAGTGGTGGACCACCTGCGCAACGGCAAGAGCAACAAGCAGATTGCCCGCGACATGGACATTTCCGAGCGCACGGTAAAAGCCCACCTGACGGCCATTTTTGGCAAGTTTGGCGTGCCGGATCGTGTGCAGCTGTTGCTTAAGCTGGCGGTCTGA